One genomic segment of Panicum virgatum strain AP13 chromosome 2N, P.virgatum_v5, whole genome shotgun sequence includes these proteins:
- the LOC120660101 gene encoding protein LONGIFOLIA 1-like isoform X3: MPAKYLGALAEDRRPDFHRQVGCVTGILQAFDRRHPLASSHKRLLPPADHALSSSPSVGGDCTRFSPQIVLEKNSSKTWAENQRAPAAEMSQTSYSSSPSSSFSSLDGNKSTQQDLSSTDRMLFPERSFKCSPMLKSSFDSENGLDYPDDVLIKPDNMTAAQSSLPTLGIKNLVKDSIYKDSRDLSVRVCNGDEVKDHPFNFGDPPRQLDGPPRNNIQGKSKGLMDINESLRVLAKLREASWTPSESGHHARLSCDAPRFSYDGKEAASRMREVPRLSLDIKEGHLLNREVNSRLKPILSSSDRSSSNSTGSNAALETQQEQPACKRLPSVVAKLMGLEELPEHNESTASSQACKAVKESKQETTLNPLSISSHNESAPRQQRNQDSTIRNLSNSKFPVETAPWKQQDRIVLPRKLPKGSKGAHGREPAASIFSDIEKRLKDLDFQHSNKDLRALKQILDSMQAKGLLENKKREEASMSKLYDGNHDNQEIVNLDARMNSNTNSIWVPEESNAETSFKSPIVIMKPTKSANLFSEVDSSVIPLGVPSDLPHLQTGNSTDKRKASMINRTAKEQHAKWSPRVPTSQPLVSYDRKSNGRNEDSSNKQKSSSLLVTESSSRRQQLPRDSSINSQKNKKSTSPRLIQRKLDSEWRARPPISSAESNKSQRQSGDRNNLDTVSPRSKFRRKPVRAQEGNDGMPCGLNNRTRSLNQQGNDVSTRSDDSMCVASEVDIEVISNDRSTEVNVSNFEQGNGTPSGRNPQKVKTSYDASKDVSSVDPSTAISERPSPVSVLDSSFDQEELFPTSGTSNSLTADDERHTSEEPWKPSDTKPREAAMQSKNNKLANVASLLEKLQQLSVNKDEDAPPVDHIAFLCETESPEHRYVSEILLASGLLMKDLGSAQSGLQLHSSGYPINPDLFHVLEQRKAGWVSKPDAIHPSRSGAKSDPKRAHRKLMFDTVNELLLQKFEQETAVYSVSSFTRAKDLTTKTLSGQQLVKFISSGIKDLEMEQSRICQKEGSVIPDAEILQRLQGWTSFHRELPGMVLEIERSLFKELVDEVVHGESADSPQMKVAGRRRRRLFA, encoded by the exons ATGCCGGCCAAGTACTTGGGGGCGTTGGCGGAGGACAGGCGCCCGGATTTCCACCGTCAGGTGGGTTGCGTCACCGGGATCTTGCAGGCCTTCGACCGCCGCCACCCGCTCGCCTCCTCCCACAAGAGGCTCCTTCCCCCAGCAG ACCATGCGCTGTCCAGCAGCCCAAGTGTAGGGGGAGACTGCACACGATTTTCACCCCAGATTGTCCTT GAGAAGAACTCGAGCAAAACTTGGGCTGAAAACCAGAGAGCACCAGCAGCAGAAATGTCGCAGACCTCATATTCATCATCACCATCTTCGTCATTCTCCTCCCTTGATGGAAACAAGTCAACTCAACAGGATCTCTCGTCTACTGACCGAATGCTATTTCCAGAGAGGTCTTTCAAGTGCTCGCCGATGCTCAAGAGCTCTTTTGACAGTGAGAATGGACTCGACTACCCTGATGATGTGCTTATCAAGCCCGATAATATGACCGCAGCTCAATCCAGCCTGCCAACTCTCGGTATAAAAAATCTTGTGAAGGATTCAATCTACAAGGATAGCCGTGACCTGTCAGTTAGAGTTTGCAACGGGGATGAAGTAAAAGATCACCCATTCAACTTTGGAGATCCACCCAGGCAATTGGATGGGCCTCCCCGCAACAATATACAAGGAAAAAGCAAGGGTCTCATGGACATCAACGAATCACTTCGTGTGCTAGCCAAGCTCAGGGAAGCCTCTTGGACTCCATCTGAATCAGGCCATCATGCAAGACTTTCATGTGATGCTCCTCGGTTCTCATACGATGGGAAGGAGGCAGCATCAAGAATGAGGGAGGTACCAAGGTTGTCACTGGACATCAAGGAAGGTCACCTTTTGAATCGTGAAGTGAACTCTAGATTGAAGCCAATCTTGAGTTCTTCAGACAGAAGCAGCAGCAATAGTACTGGGTCCAATGCAGCCCTGGAGACTCAGCAGGAACAGCCTGCCTGCAAGCGTCTTCCTAGTGTTGTTGCAAAGCTCATGGGATTGGAAGAGTTGCCTGAGCATAATGAAAGTACAGCATCATCACAGGCATGCAAAGCAGTCAAAGAGAGCAAGCAAGAGACCACGCTGAATCCTTTGAGCATCTCATCCCACAACGAGTCCGCTCCTCGACAACAAAGGAACCAGGATTCAACAATAAGAAATTTATCCAACTCTAAGTTTCCTGTTGAAACTGCACCGTGGAAGCAACAAGATAGAATTGTCCTACCTCGAAAACTACCAAAGGGATCAAAAGGAGCCCATGGAAGAGAACCTGCTGCATCAATCTTCAGCGACATAGAGAAGCGGCTCAAGGACCTTGATTTTCAGCATTCGAACAAGGACCTTAGAGCGCTTAAACAGATCTTGGATTCTATGCAAGCAAAAGGACTGTTGGAAAACAAGAAACGGGAGGAAGCATCCATGTCAAAGCTATATGATGGAAACCATGATAACCAAGAGATCGTCAATCTGGATGCGAGAATGAACAGTAACACCAACTCCATATGGGTGCCTGAAGAGAGCAATGCAGAAACCTCTTTCAAATCGCCTATTGTGATCATGAAGCCTACGAAATCTGCAAACCTTTTCAGTGAAGTGGATTCTTCTGTCATTCCATTGGGGGTTCCATCTGATCTTCCACATCTGCAAACAGGCAATAGCACTGATAAAAGGAAAGCTTCAATGATCAATAGGACAGCTAAAGAGCAGCATGCGAAATGGAGTCCTAGAGTCCCTACTTCTCAACCCCTTGTTTCTTATGATAGGAAATCAAATGGAAGGAATGAAGATAGCAGCAACAAGCAAAAATCTAGTTCACTGCTGGTTACTGAGAGCTCATCCAGAAGACAGCAGCTGCCAAGAGACAGTAGCATAAATTCGCAAAAGAACAAAAAATCCACTAGCCCAAGATTAATTCAGAGAAAACTTGATTCAGAGTGGAGGGCTAGACCGCCTATTTCTTCTGCTGAGTCAAACAAAAGCCAAAGGCAATCTGGAGATAGGAATAATTTGGACACCGTGTCACCCCGAAGCAAATTCAGAAGGAAACCTGTGCGTGCACAAGAAGGTAATGATGGCATGCCCTGTGGACTGAATAATAGGACAAGGAGCCTGAATCAGCAAGGCAATGATGTGTCCACAAGGTCAGATGACAGTATGTGTGTTGCTTCAGAGGTGGATATAGAAGTTATAAGCAATGACAGGTCTACAGAAGTGAATGTTTCTAACTTCGAGCAAGGCAATGGAACTCCATCAGGAAGGAATCCTCAAAAAGTG AAAACCTCATATGATGCAAGCAAGGATGTATCATCTGTAGACCCTTCCACTGCTATCTCTGAACGGCCAAGTCCAGTTTCTGTGTTGGACTCTTCGTTTGATCAGGAGGAATTATTTCCTACCAGCGGGACTTCAAATTCACTTACTGCTG ATGATGAGCGCCACACATCAGAGGAACCCTGGAAACCTTCTGATACAAAGCCAAGAGAGGCTGCTATGCAATCCAAGAACAATAAGCTTGCTAATGTTGCTAGCTTGCTTGAGAAGCTCCAGCAGCTTAGCGTTAACAAGGATGAGGATGCCCCACCAGTTGACCACATTGCTTTCTTGTGTGAGACAGAAAGCCCAGAGCACCGTTACGTGTCTGAGATACTACTGGCCTCAGGCCTTCTGATGAAAGACCTAGGGTCAGCACAGTCAGGTCTCCAGCTCCACTCTTCTGGCTACCCAATCAACCCTGACCTGTTCCACGTGTTGGAGCAAAGAAAGGCAGGATGGGTCAGTAAACCTGATGCTATCCATCCGAGCAGAAGCGGTGCGAAGTCTGATCCGAAGAGAGCACATCGGAAGCTGATGTTCGACACTGTGAATGAGCTTCTCCTTCAGAAGTTTGAGCAGGAAACTGCAGTTTATTCAGTCAGCTCATTCACCAGAGCGAAGGATCTAACTACAAAAACTCTTAGTGGACAGCAATTGGTGAAATTCATATCTTCAGGAATCAAAGACCTGGAGATGGAGCAATCACGTATCTGCCAGAAGGAAGGCAGCGTGATACCTGATGCAGAGATTCTGCAGAGGCTGCAGGGATGGACGAGCTTCCACAGGGAGCTCCCGGGGATGGTGCTGGAGATCGAGAGGTCGCTATTTAAGGAGCTAGTCGACGAGGTGGTGCATGGTGAGTCTGCTGACAGCCCACAGATGAAGGTAGCAGGCAGGCGGAGAAGGCGGCTCTTTGCTTGA
- the LOC120660101 gene encoding protein LONGIFOLIA 1-like isoform X1: MPAKYLGALAEDRRPDFHRQVGCVTGILQAFDRRHPLASSHKRLLPPAALRIISLPAADHALSSSPSVGGDCTRFSPQIVLEKNSSKTWAENQRAPAAEMSQTSYSSSPSSSFSSLDGNKSTQQDLSSTDRMLFPERSFKCSPMLKSSFDSENGLDYPDDVLIKPDNMTAAQSSLPTLGIKNLVKDSIYKDSRDLSVRVCNGDEVKDHPFNFGDPPRQLDGPPRNNIQGKSKGLMDINESLRVLAKLREASWTPSESGHHARLSCDAPRFSYDGKEAASRMREVPRLSLDIKEGHLLNREVNSRLKPILSSSDRSSSNSTGSNAALETQQEQPACKRLPSVVAKLMGLEELPEHNESTASSQACKAVKESKQETTLNPLSISSHNESAPRQQRNQDSTIRNLSNSKFPVETAPWKQQDRIVLPRKLPKGSKGAHGREPAASIFSDIEKRLKDLDFQHSNKDLRALKQILDSMQAKGLLENKKREEASMSKLYDGNHDNQEIVNLDARMNSNTNSIWVPEESNAETSFKSPIVIMKPTKSANLFSEVDSSVIPLGVPSDLPHLQTGNSTDKRKASMINRTAKEQHAKWSPRVPTSQPLVSYDRKSNGRNEDSSNKQKSSSLLVTESSSRRQQLPRDSSINSQKNKKSTSPRLIQRKLDSEWRARPPISSAESNKSQRQSGDRNNLDTVSPRSKFRRKPVRAQEGNDGMPCGLNNRTRSLNQQGNDVSTRSDDSMCVASEVDIEVISNDRSTEVNVSNFEQGNGTPSGRNPQKVKTSYDASKDVSSVDPSTAISERPSPVSVLDSSFDQEELFPTSGTSNSLTADDERHTSEEPWKPSDTKPREAAMQSKNNKLANVASLLEKLQQLSVNKDEDAPPVDHIAFLCETESPEHRYVSEILLASGLLMKDLGSAQSGLQLHSSGYPINPDLFHVLEQRKAGWVSKPDAIHPSRSGAKSDPKRAHRKLMFDTVNELLLQKFEQETAVYSVSSFTRAKDLTTKTLSGQQLVKFISSGIKDLEMEQSRICQKEGSVIPDAEILQRLQGWTSFHRELPGMVLEIERSLFKELVDEVVHGESADSPQMKVAGRRRRRLFA, from the exons ATGCCGGCCAAGTACTTGGGGGCGTTGGCGGAGGACAGGCGCCCGGATTTCCACCGTCAGGTGGGTTGCGTCACCGGGATCTTGCAGGCCTTCGACCGCCGCCACCCGCTCGCCTCCTCCCACAAGAGGCTCCTTCCCCCAGCAG CACTGAGAATCATTTCACTTCCTGCAGCAGACCATGCGCTGTCCAGCAGCCCAAGTGTAGGGGGAGACTGCACACGATTTTCACCCCAGATTGTCCTT GAGAAGAACTCGAGCAAAACTTGGGCTGAAAACCAGAGAGCACCAGCAGCAGAAATGTCGCAGACCTCATATTCATCATCACCATCTTCGTCATTCTCCTCCCTTGATGGAAACAAGTCAACTCAACAGGATCTCTCGTCTACTGACCGAATGCTATTTCCAGAGAGGTCTTTCAAGTGCTCGCCGATGCTCAAGAGCTCTTTTGACAGTGAGAATGGACTCGACTACCCTGATGATGTGCTTATCAAGCCCGATAATATGACCGCAGCTCAATCCAGCCTGCCAACTCTCGGTATAAAAAATCTTGTGAAGGATTCAATCTACAAGGATAGCCGTGACCTGTCAGTTAGAGTTTGCAACGGGGATGAAGTAAAAGATCACCCATTCAACTTTGGAGATCCACCCAGGCAATTGGATGGGCCTCCCCGCAACAATATACAAGGAAAAAGCAAGGGTCTCATGGACATCAACGAATCACTTCGTGTGCTAGCCAAGCTCAGGGAAGCCTCTTGGACTCCATCTGAATCAGGCCATCATGCAAGACTTTCATGTGATGCTCCTCGGTTCTCATACGATGGGAAGGAGGCAGCATCAAGAATGAGGGAGGTACCAAGGTTGTCACTGGACATCAAGGAAGGTCACCTTTTGAATCGTGAAGTGAACTCTAGATTGAAGCCAATCTTGAGTTCTTCAGACAGAAGCAGCAGCAATAGTACTGGGTCCAATGCAGCCCTGGAGACTCAGCAGGAACAGCCTGCCTGCAAGCGTCTTCCTAGTGTTGTTGCAAAGCTCATGGGATTGGAAGAGTTGCCTGAGCATAATGAAAGTACAGCATCATCACAGGCATGCAAAGCAGTCAAAGAGAGCAAGCAAGAGACCACGCTGAATCCTTTGAGCATCTCATCCCACAACGAGTCCGCTCCTCGACAACAAAGGAACCAGGATTCAACAATAAGAAATTTATCCAACTCTAAGTTTCCTGTTGAAACTGCACCGTGGAAGCAACAAGATAGAATTGTCCTACCTCGAAAACTACCAAAGGGATCAAAAGGAGCCCATGGAAGAGAACCTGCTGCATCAATCTTCAGCGACATAGAGAAGCGGCTCAAGGACCTTGATTTTCAGCATTCGAACAAGGACCTTAGAGCGCTTAAACAGATCTTGGATTCTATGCAAGCAAAAGGACTGTTGGAAAACAAGAAACGGGAGGAAGCATCCATGTCAAAGCTATATGATGGAAACCATGATAACCAAGAGATCGTCAATCTGGATGCGAGAATGAACAGTAACACCAACTCCATATGGGTGCCTGAAGAGAGCAATGCAGAAACCTCTTTCAAATCGCCTATTGTGATCATGAAGCCTACGAAATCTGCAAACCTTTTCAGTGAAGTGGATTCTTCTGTCATTCCATTGGGGGTTCCATCTGATCTTCCACATCTGCAAACAGGCAATAGCACTGATAAAAGGAAAGCTTCAATGATCAATAGGACAGCTAAAGAGCAGCATGCGAAATGGAGTCCTAGAGTCCCTACTTCTCAACCCCTTGTTTCTTATGATAGGAAATCAAATGGAAGGAATGAAGATAGCAGCAACAAGCAAAAATCTAGTTCACTGCTGGTTACTGAGAGCTCATCCAGAAGACAGCAGCTGCCAAGAGACAGTAGCATAAATTCGCAAAAGAACAAAAAATCCACTAGCCCAAGATTAATTCAGAGAAAACTTGATTCAGAGTGGAGGGCTAGACCGCCTATTTCTTCTGCTGAGTCAAACAAAAGCCAAAGGCAATCTGGAGATAGGAATAATTTGGACACCGTGTCACCCCGAAGCAAATTCAGAAGGAAACCTGTGCGTGCACAAGAAGGTAATGATGGCATGCCCTGTGGACTGAATAATAGGACAAGGAGCCTGAATCAGCAAGGCAATGATGTGTCCACAAGGTCAGATGACAGTATGTGTGTTGCTTCAGAGGTGGATATAGAAGTTATAAGCAATGACAGGTCTACAGAAGTGAATGTTTCTAACTTCGAGCAAGGCAATGGAACTCCATCAGGAAGGAATCCTCAAAAAGTG AAAACCTCATATGATGCAAGCAAGGATGTATCATCTGTAGACCCTTCCACTGCTATCTCTGAACGGCCAAGTCCAGTTTCTGTGTTGGACTCTTCGTTTGATCAGGAGGAATTATTTCCTACCAGCGGGACTTCAAATTCACTTACTGCTG ATGATGAGCGCCACACATCAGAGGAACCCTGGAAACCTTCTGATACAAAGCCAAGAGAGGCTGCTATGCAATCCAAGAACAATAAGCTTGCTAATGTTGCTAGCTTGCTTGAGAAGCTCCAGCAGCTTAGCGTTAACAAGGATGAGGATGCCCCACCAGTTGACCACATTGCTTTCTTGTGTGAGACAGAAAGCCCAGAGCACCGTTACGTGTCTGAGATACTACTGGCCTCAGGCCTTCTGATGAAAGACCTAGGGTCAGCACAGTCAGGTCTCCAGCTCCACTCTTCTGGCTACCCAATCAACCCTGACCTGTTCCACGTGTTGGAGCAAAGAAAGGCAGGATGGGTCAGTAAACCTGATGCTATCCATCCGAGCAGAAGCGGTGCGAAGTCTGATCCGAAGAGAGCACATCGGAAGCTGATGTTCGACACTGTGAATGAGCTTCTCCTTCAGAAGTTTGAGCAGGAAACTGCAGTTTATTCAGTCAGCTCATTCACCAGAGCGAAGGATCTAACTACAAAAACTCTTAGTGGACAGCAATTGGTGAAATTCATATCTTCAGGAATCAAAGACCTGGAGATGGAGCAATCACGTATCTGCCAGAAGGAAGGCAGCGTGATACCTGATGCAGAGATTCTGCAGAGGCTGCAGGGATGGACGAGCTTCCACAGGGAGCTCCCGGGGATGGTGCTGGAGATCGAGAGGTCGCTATTTAAGGAGCTAGTCGACGAGGTGGTGCATGGTGAGTCTGCTGACAGCCCACAGATGAAGGTAGCAGGCAGGCGGAGAAGGCGGCTCTTTGCTTGA
- the LOC120660101 gene encoding protein LONGIFOLIA 1-like isoform X2, producing the protein MPAKYLGALAEDRRPDFHRQVGCVTGILQAFDRRHPLASSHKRLLPPAADHALSSSPSVGGDCTRFSPQIVLEKNSSKTWAENQRAPAAEMSQTSYSSSPSSSFSSLDGNKSTQQDLSSTDRMLFPERSFKCSPMLKSSFDSENGLDYPDDVLIKPDNMTAAQSSLPTLGIKNLVKDSIYKDSRDLSVRVCNGDEVKDHPFNFGDPPRQLDGPPRNNIQGKSKGLMDINESLRVLAKLREASWTPSESGHHARLSCDAPRFSYDGKEAASRMREVPRLSLDIKEGHLLNREVNSRLKPILSSSDRSSSNSTGSNAALETQQEQPACKRLPSVVAKLMGLEELPEHNESTASSQACKAVKESKQETTLNPLSISSHNESAPRQQRNQDSTIRNLSNSKFPVETAPWKQQDRIVLPRKLPKGSKGAHGREPAASIFSDIEKRLKDLDFQHSNKDLRALKQILDSMQAKGLLENKKREEASMSKLYDGNHDNQEIVNLDARMNSNTNSIWVPEESNAETSFKSPIVIMKPTKSANLFSEVDSSVIPLGVPSDLPHLQTGNSTDKRKASMINRTAKEQHAKWSPRVPTSQPLVSYDRKSNGRNEDSSNKQKSSSLLVTESSSRRQQLPRDSSINSQKNKKSTSPRLIQRKLDSEWRARPPISSAESNKSQRQSGDRNNLDTVSPRSKFRRKPVRAQEGNDGMPCGLNNRTRSLNQQGNDVSTRSDDSMCVASEVDIEVISNDRSTEVNVSNFEQGNGTPSGRNPQKVKTSYDASKDVSSVDPSTAISERPSPVSVLDSSFDQEELFPTSGTSNSLTADDERHTSEEPWKPSDTKPREAAMQSKNNKLANVASLLEKLQQLSVNKDEDAPPVDHIAFLCETESPEHRYVSEILLASGLLMKDLGSAQSGLQLHSSGYPINPDLFHVLEQRKAGWVSKPDAIHPSRSGAKSDPKRAHRKLMFDTVNELLLQKFEQETAVYSVSSFTRAKDLTTKTLSGQQLVKFISSGIKDLEMEQSRICQKEGSVIPDAEILQRLQGWTSFHRELPGMVLEIERSLFKELVDEVVHGESADSPQMKVAGRRRRRLFA; encoded by the exons ATGCCGGCCAAGTACTTGGGGGCGTTGGCGGAGGACAGGCGCCCGGATTTCCACCGTCAGGTGGGTTGCGTCACCGGGATCTTGCAGGCCTTCGACCGCCGCCACCCGCTCGCCTCCTCCCACAAGAGGCTCCTTCCCCCAGCAG CAGACCATGCGCTGTCCAGCAGCCCAAGTGTAGGGGGAGACTGCACACGATTTTCACCCCAGATTGTCCTT GAGAAGAACTCGAGCAAAACTTGGGCTGAAAACCAGAGAGCACCAGCAGCAGAAATGTCGCAGACCTCATATTCATCATCACCATCTTCGTCATTCTCCTCCCTTGATGGAAACAAGTCAACTCAACAGGATCTCTCGTCTACTGACCGAATGCTATTTCCAGAGAGGTCTTTCAAGTGCTCGCCGATGCTCAAGAGCTCTTTTGACAGTGAGAATGGACTCGACTACCCTGATGATGTGCTTATCAAGCCCGATAATATGACCGCAGCTCAATCCAGCCTGCCAACTCTCGGTATAAAAAATCTTGTGAAGGATTCAATCTACAAGGATAGCCGTGACCTGTCAGTTAGAGTTTGCAACGGGGATGAAGTAAAAGATCACCCATTCAACTTTGGAGATCCACCCAGGCAATTGGATGGGCCTCCCCGCAACAATATACAAGGAAAAAGCAAGGGTCTCATGGACATCAACGAATCACTTCGTGTGCTAGCCAAGCTCAGGGAAGCCTCTTGGACTCCATCTGAATCAGGCCATCATGCAAGACTTTCATGTGATGCTCCTCGGTTCTCATACGATGGGAAGGAGGCAGCATCAAGAATGAGGGAGGTACCAAGGTTGTCACTGGACATCAAGGAAGGTCACCTTTTGAATCGTGAAGTGAACTCTAGATTGAAGCCAATCTTGAGTTCTTCAGACAGAAGCAGCAGCAATAGTACTGGGTCCAATGCAGCCCTGGAGACTCAGCAGGAACAGCCTGCCTGCAAGCGTCTTCCTAGTGTTGTTGCAAAGCTCATGGGATTGGAAGAGTTGCCTGAGCATAATGAAAGTACAGCATCATCACAGGCATGCAAAGCAGTCAAAGAGAGCAAGCAAGAGACCACGCTGAATCCTTTGAGCATCTCATCCCACAACGAGTCCGCTCCTCGACAACAAAGGAACCAGGATTCAACAATAAGAAATTTATCCAACTCTAAGTTTCCTGTTGAAACTGCACCGTGGAAGCAACAAGATAGAATTGTCCTACCTCGAAAACTACCAAAGGGATCAAAAGGAGCCCATGGAAGAGAACCTGCTGCATCAATCTTCAGCGACATAGAGAAGCGGCTCAAGGACCTTGATTTTCAGCATTCGAACAAGGACCTTAGAGCGCTTAAACAGATCTTGGATTCTATGCAAGCAAAAGGACTGTTGGAAAACAAGAAACGGGAGGAAGCATCCATGTCAAAGCTATATGATGGAAACCATGATAACCAAGAGATCGTCAATCTGGATGCGAGAATGAACAGTAACACCAACTCCATATGGGTGCCTGAAGAGAGCAATGCAGAAACCTCTTTCAAATCGCCTATTGTGATCATGAAGCCTACGAAATCTGCAAACCTTTTCAGTGAAGTGGATTCTTCTGTCATTCCATTGGGGGTTCCATCTGATCTTCCACATCTGCAAACAGGCAATAGCACTGATAAAAGGAAAGCTTCAATGATCAATAGGACAGCTAAAGAGCAGCATGCGAAATGGAGTCCTAGAGTCCCTACTTCTCAACCCCTTGTTTCTTATGATAGGAAATCAAATGGAAGGAATGAAGATAGCAGCAACAAGCAAAAATCTAGTTCACTGCTGGTTACTGAGAGCTCATCCAGAAGACAGCAGCTGCCAAGAGACAGTAGCATAAATTCGCAAAAGAACAAAAAATCCACTAGCCCAAGATTAATTCAGAGAAAACTTGATTCAGAGTGGAGGGCTAGACCGCCTATTTCTTCTGCTGAGTCAAACAAAAGCCAAAGGCAATCTGGAGATAGGAATAATTTGGACACCGTGTCACCCCGAAGCAAATTCAGAAGGAAACCTGTGCGTGCACAAGAAGGTAATGATGGCATGCCCTGTGGACTGAATAATAGGACAAGGAGCCTGAATCAGCAAGGCAATGATGTGTCCACAAGGTCAGATGACAGTATGTGTGTTGCTTCAGAGGTGGATATAGAAGTTATAAGCAATGACAGGTCTACAGAAGTGAATGTTTCTAACTTCGAGCAAGGCAATGGAACTCCATCAGGAAGGAATCCTCAAAAAGTG AAAACCTCATATGATGCAAGCAAGGATGTATCATCTGTAGACCCTTCCACTGCTATCTCTGAACGGCCAAGTCCAGTTTCTGTGTTGGACTCTTCGTTTGATCAGGAGGAATTATTTCCTACCAGCGGGACTTCAAATTCACTTACTGCTG ATGATGAGCGCCACACATCAGAGGAACCCTGGAAACCTTCTGATACAAAGCCAAGAGAGGCTGCTATGCAATCCAAGAACAATAAGCTTGCTAATGTTGCTAGCTTGCTTGAGAAGCTCCAGCAGCTTAGCGTTAACAAGGATGAGGATGCCCCACCAGTTGACCACATTGCTTTCTTGTGTGAGACAGAAAGCCCAGAGCACCGTTACGTGTCTGAGATACTACTGGCCTCAGGCCTTCTGATGAAAGACCTAGGGTCAGCACAGTCAGGTCTCCAGCTCCACTCTTCTGGCTACCCAATCAACCCTGACCTGTTCCACGTGTTGGAGCAAAGAAAGGCAGGATGGGTCAGTAAACCTGATGCTATCCATCCGAGCAGAAGCGGTGCGAAGTCTGATCCGAAGAGAGCACATCGGAAGCTGATGTTCGACACTGTGAATGAGCTTCTCCTTCAGAAGTTTGAGCAGGAAACTGCAGTTTATTCAGTCAGCTCATTCACCAGAGCGAAGGATCTAACTACAAAAACTCTTAGTGGACAGCAATTGGTGAAATTCATATCTTCAGGAATCAAAGACCTGGAGATGGAGCAATCACGTATCTGCCAGAAGGAAGGCAGCGTGATACCTGATGCAGAGATTCTGCAGAGGCTGCAGGGATGGACGAGCTTCCACAGGGAGCTCCCGGGGATGGTGCTGGAGATCGAGAGGTCGCTATTTAAGGAGCTAGTCGACGAGGTGGTGCATGGTGAGTCTGCTGACAGCCCACAGATGAAGGTAGCAGGCAGGCGGAGAAGGCGGCTCTTTGCTTGA